One window from the genome of Podospora pseudocomata strain CBS 415.72m chromosome 6, whole genome shotgun sequence encodes:
- the HCH gene encoding Glycine-rich signal peptide (EggNog:ENOG503NV0S; COG:S) — protein sequence MAGLRIGWGSALLVLAVILIVLPGQAAAFGAGNIPSIAQVEGHNWRHGDIEDTLKDIAFLYGKKWTTMMVGRVYFGNWLRDYSQAVDVGSLKGVNAATIRIIVWVLSFMANGYATEEFEVTEERLGCYRPEEHIDNPKDYADNQDARKYDTRLRGPVDPRELEIDPRTGMKNYIANESGGWATSAGYLRWSFARAIHFGRLYTSGTTHKGRESDLCEALRCLGQALHCMEDFSAHSNYCELALIELGYHNVFAHCGSSTQINLNGKRVYPLVTGTFGAVDFLHSVLGEATDHFTQSEVDEIDIALKAAEQNSNSSSGQRGFLGSGSSGPDFISLVSQLPSVGDGFASQARSLKAASAAQEQQNMQQLTRDNVNQVPGMSPNFDPVKVSGQIYPILEFRDKIVRSINNMISKIPGLESLLEKISETLTAFILGLLAPFIRPIIQQVSKVLKDGSTGLIESSANAQLEPWNNPRCNDPTHSMLSKDHFTNVLNSCAGRVSVTIVQYVVPRILYAFENPGVPVDEVLNDILRAFHHPAARDERVEIHRNMFETVRKWTQETKHRHELNSLLSSESVKNHHNHILASNSSSGSRSVSAPSHGGNGCDHGHGRPAGSLWEQVKKQQADARYSPRPGSSGGGYGQRPGSSGYGSGGGGSYGRPSPQPGYSGGGGPGAYPPQQQPQYGGGGYGGPGGYQQPPPPHHHGQYGGGYPGQHPPPPSQGGGYPGQQPPQWGGYQRY from the exons ATGGCGGGACTCAGGATAGGCTGGGGCAGCGCTCTGCTGGTCCTTGCTGTCATTCTTATcgttcttcccggtcagGCCGCCGCGTTTGGTGCTGGGAACATTCCCTCTATTGCCCAAGTTGAGGGGCATAACTGGAGACATGGAG ATATCGAGGACACACTCAAGGACATCGCTTTCTTGTATGGCAAAAAATGGACCACCATGATGGTTGGCCGTGTCTACTTTGGCAACTGGCTGAGAGACTATTCGCaagctgttgatgttggcagTTTGAAAGGCGTCAATGCCGCTACCATCAGAATTATTGTTTGGGTCCTCTCCTTCATGGCCAACGGCTATGCCACCGAGGAATTCGAGGTCACCGAAGAGCGCCTGGGATGCTATCGTCCTGAGGAGCATATTGACAACCCCAAGGACTACGCCGACAACCAGGATGCTCGCAAATATGACACCAGACTCCGAGGGCCTGTTGATCCCCGCGAGCTTGAAATCGATCCCCGTACTGGCATGAAGAACTACATCGCCAACGAGAGCGGCGGTTGGGCCACCAGCGCTGGTTATCTGAGATGGAGCTTTGCCCGCGCCATCCACTTTGGCCGTCTCTACACAAGTGGTACCACCCACAAGGGAAGGGAGTCTGATCTCTGCGAGGCCCTCAGATGTCTGGGCCAGGCTCTCCATTGCATGGAAGACTTCAGCGCTCACAGCAACTACTGCGAGCTTGCCCTCATCGAGCTCGGTTATCACAACGTGTTTGCCCATTGCGGTTCTTCTACCCAGATCAACCTTAACGGCAAAAGAGTTTACCCCTTGGTAACCGGTACTTTCGGAGCCGTGGACTTTTTGCACTCTGTGCTTGG CGAGGCCACCGACCACTTCACCCAATCCGAAGTCGACGAGATCGACATCGCCCTCAAAGCCGCCGAGCAAAACAGCAACAGCTCCTCCGGCCAGCGCGGCTTCCTGggctccggctcctccgGTCCCGActtcatctccctcgtcagCCAGCTCCCCAGCGTGGGTGATGGCTTCGCCTCCCAGGCCAGAAGCCTCAAggccgcctcggccgcccAAGAGCAGCAAAACATGCAACAGCTCACCCGCGACAACGTCAATCAAGTCCCCGGCATGAGTCCCAACTTTGACCCCGTCAAGGTCTCGGGACAGATCTACCCTATCCTCGAGTTCCGCGACAAGATCGTCCGCTCCATCAACAATATGATCTCCAAGATCCCCGGGCTGGAGTCTCTTTTGGAGAAAATCAGCGAGACGCTGACGGCGTTCATCCTGGGGCTCCTCGCCCCGTTCATCAGACCCATCATCCAGCAGGTCTCCAAGGTCTTGAAGGACGGGTCGACCGGTCTTATCGAGTCGAGCGCCAACGCCCAGCTAGAGCCGTGGAATAACCCCCGCTGCAACGACCCCACCCACTCGATGCTGTCAAAAGACCACTTTACCAACGTGCTCAACTCGTGCGCTGGGCGTGTTTCCGTCACAATAGTTCAATATGTCGTTCC CCGGATCCTCTACGCCTTTGAAAACCCCGGCGTCCCCGTCGACGAAGTTTTGAACGACATCCTCCGcgccttccaccacccagccGCCCGCGACGAACGGGTTGAGATTCATCGCAACATGTTTGAGACTGTGCGCAAGTGGACGCAGGAGACGAAGCACAGGCACGAGCTCAACTCCCTTTTGTCTTCTGAATCGGTCAAGAATCACCATAACCACATCCTCGCGAGCAATTCCAGCAGTGGTTCCCGTAGTGTCTCAGCCCCTAGCCACGGAGGTAACGGTTGCGATCATGGTCACGGCCGTCCGGCGGGGTCGTTGTGGGAGCAGGTTAAGAAGCAGCAGGCTGATGCACGGTATTCGCCTCGGCCGGGGTCgtctggtggtgggtatGGGCAGAGGCCGGGGTCGAGTGGGtatgggagtggtggtggggggtctTATGGCAGGCCTAGTCCTCAGCCGGGGTatagcggtggtggtgggccgGGGGCATATCcgcctcagcaacagccgcagtatggtggtggtggttatggtgGTCCGGGTGGTTACCAGCagcccccgccgccgcatcATCATGGGCAGTATGGAGGTGGTTATCCTGGACAgcatccgccgccgccgtctcagggaggggggtatccggggcagcagccgcctcaGTGGGGGGGTTATCAACGGTATTAA
- the rsd1 gene encoding Phosphatidylinositol-3-phosphatase SAC1 (COG:A; EggNog:ENOG503NV0X) codes for MSGLDVEALLDSTASTIKEQQNTKSTANGDSPQDGSRSERRENDRDRDGGRDREPRDRKRRDRDRSTGRHRASSSGRDTPRSDAGSHKSRRRSRSRDSNRRDSRRHRDGDYYRGSRRGGRSRSRSPNRYYRPHGDDRRDRDRPRDDDRRRHRDDDRRGGRTSTPRDSPPPLTEDERDRRTVFVQQLAARLRTKELKEFFEKVGPVAEAQIVKDRVSNRSKGVGYVEFKNEDSVQAALQLTGQKLLGIPVIVQLTEAEKNRQVRNPDATGNHPNSIPFHRLYVGNIHFSITEQDLQNVFEPFGELEFVQLQKDDTGRSRGYGFVQFRDATQAREALEKMNGFDLAGRPIRVGLGNDKFTPESTANLLQRFQGQNQQFQGSSFSGAGGRGPPTSNFDRAGARDNEKGTGASALDDTDVAGVNFNNYSRDALMRKLARTDEPISAPSDRQVAKPKTEIKPNLPINVNMASRCVVLRNMFDPAEQEGEDWAKELEEEVRQEAEEKYGHVVHISLDPNSPGDIYLKFDKVQGGENAIKGLNGRYFDGRMITAAPVVDAVYSSLFSRVKAI; via the exons ATGTCGGGCCTTGACGTAGAGGCACTGCTCGACTCGACTGCCTCCACCATCAAGGAGCAGCAGAACACCAAATCCACGGCCAATGGCGATTCCCCACAGGATGGCAGCCGCAGCGAACGCCGAGAAAACGATCGGGACCGCGATGGCGGCAGAGATAGGGAACCCCGCGATAGGAAGCGCAGAGATCGCGACCGTAGTACCGGCCGCCATCGCGCTTCGTCCAGCGGCAGAGACACTCCCAGAAGCGACGCTGGCAGCCATAAGAGTAGGCGCCGTAGCCGAAGCCGTGATTCGAACCGCCGAGACTCACGTCGTCACAGAGATGGCGACTACTATCGCGGAAGCCGCCGTGGTGGCCGCTCCCGTTCCCGCTCCCCCAACCGCTACTACCGACCTCATGGAGACGACCGCCGCGACCGCGATCGCCCCAGAGACGATGACCGCCGTCGCCATCGTGATGATGACAGGCGCGGTGGCCGGACCAGCACTCCCCGCGactcgccccctcccctcaccgAGGACGAGCGCGATCGTCGCACCGTTTTTGTTCAACAGCTCGCTGCCCGTCTCCGCACcaaggagttgaaggagttTTTCGAGAAGGTTGGCCCCGTTGCTGAAGCACAGATCGTGAAGGACCGTGTGAGCAACCGCTCGAAGGG AGTTGGTTATGTCGAGTTCAAGAACGAAGATTCCGTTCAGGCCGCGTTGCAGCTTACAGGTCAAAAGCTCCTAGGTATTCCCGTCATCGTGCAGCTCACCGAAGCTGAGAAGAACCGACAAGTCCGCAACCCGGATGCCACCGGCAACCACCCCAACTCCATCCCTTTCCATCGTCTCTATGTTGGCAATATCCACTTCAGCATCACCGAGCAGGATTTGCAGAATGTATTCGAGCCCTTTGGTGAACTCGAATTCGTCCAGTTGCAGAAAGACGACACTGGAAGGAGTCGAGGCTATGGATTTGTTCA ATTCCGCGATGCTACTCAGGCCCGCGAGGCGCTCGAGAAGATGAACGGGTTTGACCTTGCTGGTCGTCCGATTCGCGTGGGACTTGGAAACGATAAGTTTACCCCCGAATCAACCGCCAACCTGCTGCAGAGATTCCAGGGCCAGAACCAACAGTTTCAGGGATCCTCGTTTTCTGGTGCCGGTGGCCGAGGCCCCCCGACATCAAATTTTGACCGTGCTGGTGCTAGGGACAACGAAAAGGGCACGGGCGCAAGTGCCTTGGACGACACCGACGTTGCCGGAGTCAACTTTAACAACTACAGCCGCGATGCCCTCATGAGGAAGCTGGCCCGAACTGACGAGCCTATCAGCGCCCCCAGTGATCGACAGGTCGCCAAGCCCAAGACTGAGATCAAGCCCAATCTCCCCATCAACGTCAACATGGCCAGCCGCTGTGTGGTTCTCCGCAACATGTTTGATCCTGCCGA GCAAGAAGGCGAGGACTGggccaaggagctggaggaagaggttcgtcaggaggctgaggagaagtATGGGCACGTTGTCCACATTTCCCTCGATCCTAACTCTCCCGGCGACATCTACTTGAAATTTGACAAGGTCCAGGGCGGGGAGAATGCGATCAAGGGTCTGAACGGCCGGTACTTTGACGGAAGAATGATCACGGCTGCGCCTGTTGTAGACGCGGTCTACAGCAGTTTGTTCTCTCGCGTCAAGGCCATCTAA
- the SCS7 gene encoding fatty acid alpha-hydroxylase (EggNog:ENOG503NV5W; BUSCO:EOG09263KDI; COG:Q), giving the protein MPGRTLPTFALAEVESHNTKKSCYVTVGRNVYDVTDFVDAHPGGGDLVLDYAGKDITDILKDEASHAHSEAAYEVLDDSLVGFLEDASNGASANGKAKANGQANGTYVHPRTGMSCEEDLSKDTDITSDYKTHKFLDLSRPLFPQVWFGGFSKEFYLDQVHRPRHYKGGASAPLFGNFLEPLSKTPWWLIPVFWLPPVTYGLYLASSGLTAVGEVACFIGGLGFWSIAEYTLHRFLFHLDEWLPDNRVGITLHFTLHGIHHYLPMDKYRLVMPPALFAVLATPFWKLAHTIFYWDWNVATAVYCGGIFGYICYDLTHYFLHHQNLPLWYKQLKKLHLEHHFLDYENGFGVTSPFWDKVFGTELRGAKPGKKSN; this is encoded by the exons ATGCCCGGTCGAACACTACCGACCTTTGCCCTCGCCGAGGTCGAGTCGCACAATACCAAAAAGTCGTGCTACGTGACGGTCGGGAGGAATGTCTACGATGTGACTGACTTCGTCGACGCCCACCCGGGAGGCGGTGACCTGGTCCTCGACTACGCTGGCAAGGACATCACCGATATCCTCAAAGACGAGGCGTCACATGCGCACTCCGAGGCGGCATACGAGGTTCTCGACGACTCTCTGGTTGGGTTTCTGGAGGATGCCTCCAACGGCGCGAGCGCAAACGGCAAGGCAAAGGCGAATGGACAGGCCAACGGCACCTATGTGCATCCCCGAACGGGTATGTCCTGTGAGGAGGATCTCAGCAAGGATACCGACATCACCAGTGACTACAAGACACACAAGTTCTTGGACCTGAGCAGACCACTCTTTCCCCAAGTGTGGTTCGGTGGCTTCAGCAAGGAGTTTTACCTCGACCAGGTCCATAGACCACGCCACTACAAGGGCGGTGCTTCTGCGCCACTCTTTGGCAACTTCCTTGAGCCTCTGAGCAAGACGCCTTGGTGGTTGATTCCTGTGTTCTGGCTTCCGCCTGTTACTTATGGCCTCTACCTTGCCAGCAGCGGGCTGACTGctgtgggagaggtggccTGTTTCATTGGAGGGCTGGGTTTCTGGTCCATCGCCGAGTACACTCTGCACAGATTCTTGTTTCATCTTGATGA ATGGCTGCCCGACAATCGTGTCGGCATCACCCTGCATTTTACCCTCCATGGCATCCACCACTACCTGCCCATGGACAAGTACCGGCTGGTCATGCCCCCGGCACTTTTCGCCGTGCTTGCTACTCCCTTCTGGAAGTTGGCACACACCATCTTCTACTGGGATTGGAACGTGGCTACTGCGGTGTATTGCGGTGGCATCTTCGGGTACATCTGCTACGACTTGACGCACTACTTCCTGCACCACCAGAACCTTCCTCTCTGGTACAAGCAGCTGAAGAAGTTGCACTTGGAGCACCACTTCCTTGACTACGAGAACGGCTTCGGTGTCACCAGCCCCTTCTGGGACAAGGTCTTTGGCACCGAGCTCAGGGGCGCCAAGCCTGGCAAGAAGAGCAACTGA
- the ssr3 gene encoding SWI/SNF and RSC complex subunit Ssr3 (BUSCO:EOG09262IY3; EggNog:ENOG503NV33; COG:B; COG:K), translating to MQSQPQFRPYATPHGHPPHGTPHHGHGSHGGHPGPHAPPRSGASHRRGGIGPMMSAGPHPQVPMTAAQINQQHYQAQQANQRAKIRSRKPTDKNLPDGIDELLVGGPDLAVAYRQLRDFERRLDATMTRKKLDIMDSLSRNTKHQRKLRIWINNTVEDQYWQASASSMDNFEFSSTSEATYRVTIEARLLDDPLDLDKDKGNEEDDAGKEADGEKMDTDDKPQQKPAPAKPGQRTRFAHFFKALTVEPDRPKSGAHGNETIVEWKKPDKTPSGAQNLPAIADFDEFAFKRPGDENLNITINLFRHEEPERFAVSPELADIIDETDATLKEATLAVYEYIKLFGLQDDEETRNFRCDEYLKKIVGRDMGMIGHLPDYITPHLRPLPPIKLPYTIRVDEEFHKNPTPTIYDVTVAVDDPMRARYLSFLHNPQHAGMLKEIARLDDQLATVCQALHESKARHTFFTSMANDPVGFVRTWLSSQKRDLDIILGESARGNGESIHGDEWRKGGRDSVWNTANARESVNVLLSRPPSRPQQR from the exons ATGCAGTCCCAACCCCAATTCCGTCCCTACGCCACGCCCCAcggccaccctcctcacGGAACACCACACCAcggccatggcagccacGGTGGGCATCCCGGCCCTCATGCACCCCCAAGGTCAGGAGCATCGCACCGCCGAGGCGGCATTG GCCCCATGATGTCGGCCGGCCCTCATCCCCAGGTGCCCATGACGGCGGCGCAAATCAATCAGCAGCATTACCAAGCTCAACAGGCCAACCAGCGCGCCAAGATCAGAAGCCGCAAGCCCACCGACAAGAACCTCCCAGATGGCATCGACGAGCTGCTCGTGGGTGGCCCTGACCTGGCAGTGGCCTATAGGCAGTTGCGTGACTTTGAACGCCGGCTTGATGCTACCATGACGCGCAAGAAGTTGGACATCATGGACTCACTGTCCCGCAACACCAAG CACCAGCGGAAACTGCGCATCTGGATCAACAACACGGTCGAGGATCAGTACTGGCAGGCGAGTGCATCCAGCATGGACAACTTTGAATTTTCTTCCACTTCCGAAGCCACCTATCGCGTTACTATCGAGGCCCGATTGCTCGACGACCCGCTCGATTTGGATAAGGACAAGGGCaatgaggaggacgacgcCGGCAAGGAAGCCGATGGCGAGAAGATGGACACCGACGACAAGCCGCAGCAAAAGCCTGCTCCCGCTAAGCCCGGACAGCGGACGAGATTTGCGCACTTCTTTAAAGCTCTGACGGTTGAGCCTGACCGCCCGAAATCTGGAGCCCACGGAAATGAAACTATTGTCGAGTGGAAGAAGCCAGACAAGACGCCCTCGGGAGCACAGAACCTCCCCGCGAttgccgactttgacgaATTCGCATTCAAGAGGCCTGGGGATGAGaacctcaacatcaccatcaacttGTTCAGACACGAAGAACCTGAGCGGTTTGCTGTGAGCCCGGAACTGGCCGACATCATTGATGAAACAGATGCCACCCTCAAGGAAGCAACCTTGGCCGTCTACGAATACATTAAGCTTTTCGGCCTGCAGGACGACGAAGAGACTCGCAACTTCCGATGCGACGAGTATCTCAAAAAGATTGTTGGCCGCGACATGGGCATGATTGGTCATCTCCCCGACTACATCACACCCCATTTGCGCCCGTTGCCCCCTATCAAACTTCCTTACACCATCCGCGTCGACGAGGAATTCCACAAGAACCCCACGCCTACTATTTACGACGTCACGGTTGCTGTGGATGACCCCATGCGCGCCAGGTACCTTTCCTTCTTGCACAACCCACAGCACGCCGGTATGTTGAAGGAAATCGCGCGCCTCGACGACCAGCTGGCAACCGTTTGCCAGGCGCTTCATGAGTCCAAAGCTCGGCACACCTTTTTCACGTCCATGGCCAACGACCCGGTTGGATTTGTCCGGACTTGGCTGTCGTCACAGAAGAGGGACTTGGACATTATCCTTGGTGAATCGGCGAGGGGCAACGGGGAGAGCATACATGGTGATGAGTGGCGGAAGGGCGGCAGGGATAGCGTGTGGAATACGGCTAATGCGAGGGAGAGTGTGAATGTGCTGCTTTCTAGgccgccgtcgaggccaCAGCAACGCTAG